One window of Catonella massiliensis genomic DNA carries:
- a CDS encoding sigma-70 family RNA polymerase sigma factor, whose amino-acid sequence MNFEKFTDEELCEKAKEGDVEAESYLINKYKNLVRGKAKTLYLLGGDREDLIQEGMIGLFIAVRDFDKSKNAMFSTFANMVCERRMYNAIKAGQAGKNRPLNTYISLYAGQASGEDADDIKLINNLRASSLFEPEGFVVDKENTIFLLEKLSESLSKLEEEVLDFYLSGKDYVEIAEALERSPKSIDNALVRIKAKFKNIIESEK is encoded by the coding sequence ATGAATTTTGAAAAATTCACAGACGAGGAGCTCTGTGAGAAGGCAAAAGAGGGAGATGTAGAGGCTGAGAGCTATCTTATAAACAAATATAAGAATCTGGTAAGGGGTAAGGCTAAAACCCTGTATCTGCTTGGAGGAGACAGGGAAGACCTGATACAGGAGGGGATGATAGGACTTTTTATTGCGGTAAGAGATTTTGACAAGTCAAAGAATGCCATGTTTTCAACCTTTGCCAATATGGTCTGCGAACGAAGGATGTATAATGCAATAAAGGCAGGGCAGGCAGGTAAAAACCGACCTCTTAACACCTATATTTCGCTATATGCTGGGCAGGCTTCAGGAGAGGATGCAGATGATATAAAGCTCATCAACAATCTCCGTGCAAGCAGTCTCTTTGAGCCTGAGGGCTTTGTGGTAGACAAGGAAAATACAATATTTTTACTTGAGAAGCTTAGCGAGTCCCTATCAAAGCTTGAGGAAGAGGTGCTTGACTTCTATCTGTCAGGGAAGGACTATGTGGAGATAGCAGAAGCTCTTGAGAGAAGTCCTAAGTCCATAGACAATGCGCTTGTAAGGATAAAAGCCAAGTTTAAGAATATAATTGAAAGCGAGAAATAG
- a CDS encoding DNA-3-methyladenine glycosylase family protein, with protein sequence MSDKFTIKLNDLNLKQIADSGQIFRMNEEEEGLYRVWFREYTTLVEEKDGSFVFHCGEEEFNKVWYDYFDLGLDYAKVKALVDVEDEYLKTAIKHGYGIRILRQDLWEIIISFIVSQNNNIPRIKNSIAKLCALTKDGSFPSATVLSQVSVEELHSYGLGYRDEYIHRLALKTVKGEFVPESLIGLSYEEAKKALMAEHGIGKKVADCICVFGLHHLDAFPIDTHVKQILAAHYKDGFPFHRYEGYAAIMQQYMFYHDLLNSKKAAKTSPQKVKKTKSK encoded by the coding sequence ATGAGTGACAAGTTTACTATAAAGCTAAATGACTTAAATCTAAAGCAGATAGCTGATTCAGGCCAGATATTTAGGATGAATGAAGAAGAGGAAGGGCTGTACAGGGTTTGGTTTAGAGAATATACTACTCTTGTAGAAGAAAAAGACGGAAGCTTTGTATTTCACTGCGGTGAGGAAGAATTTAACAAAGTATGGTATGACTATTTTGATTTGGGACTGGACTATGCTAAAGTCAAGGCCCTGGTGGACGTGGAGGATGAATACTTAAAGACTGCTATTAAGCATGGCTATGGGATAAGGATACTAAGACAGGACCTTTGGGAGATAATTATTTCTTTTATAGTTTCACAGAATAACAACATTCCCCGTATAAAAAACAGCATTGCAAAGCTGTGTGCCTTAACAAAAGACGGAAGCTTTCCCTCTGCCACTGTTTTAAGTCAGGTGTCTGTGGAGGAGTTACATTCTTATGGTCTGGGTTACAGGGATGAATATATACATAGACTTGCTCTTAAGACAGTAAAGGGGGAGTTTGTGCCTGAAAGCCTTATAGGTCTTTCTTATGAGGAGGCAAAGAAGGCACTTATGGCAGAGCATGGCATAGGCAAAAAGGTGGCTGACTGTATCTGTGTTTTTGGACTTCATCACCTGGATGCCTTCCCTATAGATACCCATGTAAAACAGATACTTGCAGCACATTATAAAGACGGCTTTCCTTTTCATAGATATGAAGGCTATGCCGCTATCATGCAGCAGTATATGTTCTACCATGACCTCTTAAATTCTAAAAAAGCTGCAAAAACAAGCCCACAGAAGGTAAAGAAAACAAAATCCAAATAA
- the ymfI gene encoding elongation factor P 5-aminopentanone reductase, with the protein MNKTVLISGSGRGIGRAIATRFAKEGYKIAINANKSKDELEETKDYLISFGVPVLVGQGDVGNYEFCKDFVAGIKNTLGSVDILVNNAGISHIGLLSDMKPNEWNEVINTNLTSLYNLSSLVIPDMVRKSAGKIINISSVWGNVGASMEVAYSASKGGMNSFTKALAKELAPSNIQVNAIACGAIDTEMNSFLDSNELASLIDEIPTSRLGSPEEVAELTYSLATGNDYLTGQIISLDGGWC; encoded by the coding sequence ATGAATAAGACTGTACTTATAAGCGGCTCAGGCAGGGGAATAGGCAGGGCAATTGCCACAAGATTTGCAAAAGAGGGATATAAGATAGCAATAAATGCAAACAAATCTAAAGATGAACTTGAAGAAACCAAAGATTATCTCATTTCGTTTGGTGTGCCAGTGCTAGTGGGCCAGGGCGATGTGGGAAATTATGAGTTTTGTAAGGATTTTGTAGCTGGAATAAAAAATACTCTTGGAAGCGTAGACATACTGGTAAACAATGCAGGAATATCTCATATAGGACTGCTTTCAGATATGAAGCCTAATGAATGGAATGAGGTAATAAACACCAACCTTACCTCTCTATACAATCTCTCAAGCCTTGTCATTCCTGACATGGTTAGAAAAAGTGCAGGTAAAATAATAAATATTTCTTCTGTTTGGGGGAATGTAGGAGCATCTATGGAGGTTGCCTACTCCGCAAGCAAGGGTGGGATGAACTCCTTTACCAAGGCTCTTGCAAAAGAGCTTGCTCCAAGCAATATACAGGTAAATGCCATAGCCTGTGGAGCCATAGATACAGAAATGAACAGCTTTTTAGACTCTAATGAACTTGCCTCCCTTATAGACGAAATTCCTACGTCAAGACTTGGAAGTCCCGAAGAAGTAGCCGAACTTACCTATAGTCTTGCCACAGGAAATGATTATCTAACCGGTCAGATTATTTCTCTTGATGGCGGTTGGTGCTAG
- a CDS encoding Ig-like domain-containing protein, with product MKNKLFVVALSAAVGISTLFSTEAIAAAKNYLYTSKKPVTKKIIYVGGDSVKLKYNIGGKTKGIKGTWKSDNKGRVTVSKNGSCKAVGNGKATVSFRYKLGKKTYTLRCKFTAETKAGEVSLINSAGTTDDVEVESGSTYRFKSKITPVDEALEINEGIKSTDKVFYQLFADENAETKSNLGTIDNNGIFTAGDKSGTLYVRASAKKSKNSGDNVVSDLIKINITGGSKSDDTKKDDNTSASNNVNGKPARIELSTSAIVRDMTVQNGVLFADVYFKVIDDKGKEITASPDILNERFSVTWKGDSVSVNEAGKVTLIFPSNIPNQPTPIGSSGELKISYKNADNSEISATQIVRVVPPSFIMSAEFKGIYRCVYRNTVTSSGIFYEPVVDKDVTKLKSGDVIRDFGSNVWVNMNPDSYYLLIKVSDNYGNNINTMGLKDTKLSVSATGSALVSVDTVLENGVETKESIRPITVDGVSYLTYPLSAGTVKSGDINITIQGGSVRQVIKKTITDGSTLSIFYFTGNNNYLGQDNIVPYALYTSSGAAIKDYNSVLYYLGLTDQFNQGVIILPTDSKVMSSSKGSTFTIRKNAVTGEAEIHYQPNPNVLINGNVMQDFGTDEITVLKGFGPNLEKKLQLVVTRKR from the coding sequence ATGAAAAATAAATTATTTGTTGTAGCGTTAAGTGCCGCAGTAGGCATATCGACTTTATTTAGTACAGAGGCAATAGCGGCTGCTAAGAACTACCTCTATACATCTAAGAAGCCTGTCACAAAGAAGATCATCTATGTGGGAGGAGACAGTGTAAAGCTAAAGTACAATATCGGCGGTAAGACCAAGGGTATTAAAGGTACTTGGAAGTCGGATAATAAAGGCAGGGTTACGGTAAGTAAGAATGGCAGCTGCAAGGCTGTAGGTAACGGAAAGGCCACAGTCAGCTTCAGATATAAACTGGGAAAGAAAACCTATACCCTAAGGTGCAAGTTTACAGCTGAGACAAAGGCAGGAGAAGTTAGTCTTATCAATTCAGCAGGAACAACTGATGATGTCGAGGTGGAAAGCGGTTCTACCTATAGGTTTAAGTCTAAAATCACCCCTGTGGATGAGGCGCTTGAGATAAACGAAGGCATTAAGTCAACTGACAAGGTGTTCTATCAGCTTTTTGCGGATGAAAACGCTGAGACTAAGTCAAACCTTGGAACCATAGACAATAACGGCATCTTTACAGCCGGGGATAAATCAGGAACCTTGTATGTGAGGGCTTCTGCAAAGAAAAGTAAAAATTCTGGTGATAATGTTGTAAGCGATTTAATTAAGATTAACATCACAGGCGGCTCTAAGAGTGATGATACAAAGAAGGATGACAATACTTCCGCTAGTAATAATGTGAATGGAAAGCCTGCAAGGATTGAACTTTCTACCAGTGCTATTGTAAGGGATATGACTGTCCAAAACGGTGTATTATTCGCAGATGTATATTTTAAGGTCATAGATGATAAGGGAAAAGAAATTACTGCAAGCCCCGACATTCTTAATGAGAGATTTAGCGTAACCTGGAAGGGAGACAGCGTTTCGGTAAATGAAGCAGGCAAGGTAACGCTGATTTTCCCTTCCAATATACCGAACCAGCCTACGCCAATTGGATCCTCGGGAGAGCTTAAAATAAGCTATAAAAATGCTGACAACAGCGAGATTAGTGCTACACAGATTGTTAGAGTTGTACCGCCATCATTTATTATGTCTGCTGAGTTCAAGGGTATTTACAGATGTGTATACAGAAATACTGTAACATCTTCGGGTATATTTTACGAGCCTGTGGTTGACAAAGATGTAACAAAGCTTAAAAGCGGTGATGTAATCAGGGACTTTGGGAGCAATGTCTGGGTAAACATGAATCCAGACAGTTATTATCTGCTTATCAAGGTATCAGACAACTACGGTAACAATATCAATACAATGGGGCTTAAGGATACTAAGCTTTCTGTGTCTGCAACAGGAAGTGCCTTAGTAAGTGTCGATACTGTACTTGAAAATGGTGTTGAAACCAAGGAATCAATTAGGCCTATAACAGTTGACGGTGTAAGTTATCTGACCTATCCTTTAAGTGCAGGTACTGTTAAGTCCGGAGATATAAACATAACCATACAGGGTGGCTCTGTAAGGCAGGTCATAAAGAAAACTATAACTGATGGAAGTACTTTAAGTATATTCTACTTCACCGGTAACAATAATTACTTAGGTCAGGATAACATTGTGCCTTATGCCCTTTATACAAGCAGTGGGGCAGCAATAAAAGACTACAATTCAGTCCTTTATTACCTTGGACTTACAGATCAGTTCAATCAGGGAGTGATTATCCTTCCTACTGACTCAAAGGTTATGTCCTCTTCTAAGGGCTCAACTTTTACGATAAGAAAAAATGCTGTTACCGGGGAGGCTGAGATTCACTATCAGCCAAATCCGAATGTACTTATAAACGGAAATGTAATGCAGGATTTTGGCACGGATGAAATCACGGTATTAAAGGGCTTTGGACCAAATCTTGAGAAAAAATTACAACTGGTTGTTACCAGAAAGAGGTAG
- a CDS encoding YitT family protein, with product MIQTITQMQKSKYRKLFDVFLILLGTFCMSAPVKLIYEPMKMVMGGFGGFAIVIKYFAQNFGLDIPVWLSNAVLNVPVFIIALIVLGKDFVAKTLLGAVAFAAWLYVIPTYNLCGGDYFLAVALGGLLDGVGIGLIFLTNSTSGGTDMVSAIVHKFLKHYSVPSILFVVDGLIVVLGAFVLGFRNAMYGIITIYVLTKISDTMLEGVKFAKLVYIISDKYDEIAKLIMSEMDRGVTALSAKGMYTNNDKNMLFCVVGKKEIVKLKEIASITDPKAFIIVSDVREAFGEGFIEYSHNSAVK from the coding sequence ATGATTCAGACAATTACACAGATGCAGAAATCCAAATACAGAAAGCTATTCGATGTATTTCTAATACTACTCGGAACCTTTTGTATGTCAGCACCGGTAAAGCTTATCTATGAGCCAATGAAGATGGTTATGGGAGGTTTTGGAGGCTTCGCTATAGTTATAAAGTACTTTGCACAGAACTTCGGACTGGATATCCCGGTATGGCTAAGTAATGCAGTGCTTAATGTACCGGTATTTATCATAGCTTTGATTGTACTTGGTAAAGACTTTGTGGCTAAGACACTGCTTGGTGCAGTTGCATTTGCCGCCTGGCTCTATGTAATTCCTACCTACAATTTGTGTGGTGGAGACTATTTCCTTGCAGTAGCACTCGGAGGCTTGCTTGACGGTGTAGGCATAGGACTTATCTTCCTTACCAACTCCACCAGTGGTGGTACTGATATGGTAAGTGCCATTGTCCACAAGTTCCTTAAACACTATTCGGTACCAAGTATTCTCTTTGTAGTAGACGGACTTATAGTCGTACTCGGTGCCTTTGTGCTTGGATTTAGAAATGCTATGTACGGTATTATCACTATCTATGTATTAACCAAGATTTCAGATACCATGCTTGAGGGTGTGAAGTTTGCTAAGCTTGTATATATAATATCAGACAAATATGACGAGATAGCAAAGCTTATAATGAGTGAGATGGACAGAGGTGTGACAGCTCTTTCTGCAAAGGGAATGTATACCAACAATGATAAAAATATGCTTTTTTGCGTAGTTGGCAAGAAAGAGATTGTAAAGCTTAAGGAAATCGCATCTATTACTGACCCTAAGGCCTTCATCATAGTAAGTGATGTAAGAGAAGCCTTTGGAGAGGGCTTTATAGAGTATTCACACAATAGTGCGGTTAAATAA
- the xylB gene encoding xylulokinase, with translation MGYVLGIDLGTSSLKGLLMNKSGKVVAFAGADYSLLHPKKGYSEQNGEEWIKACETVFSKLIEKVSDFQKELEGIAISGQMHGLVTLDEKYNTVRPAILWNDTRTTAQCAEIMEDFGERLIEITKNKALEGFTLPKILWMKEEEPGLWEKTAHIMLPKDYLIFRLTGELATDYSDAAGTLLLDVAAKKWSDEILEKYGIDAKILPKLYNSIDCVGKVSPEYREKFGFEKEIKVMGGGADNACAAVGSGITVSGLGMVSIGTSGVFLSYEEEAHSHYKGQLHLFNHGIPDAYYSMGVTLAAGHSLNWFKETFAPNESFEELLSDIHSIPAGSDGLLFAPYIVGERTPYADSKVRGSFTRIDTTHTRSHFARAVLEGITFSLRDSKELMAGLTGRKFDKILSVGGGSKNKEWLQIQADIFDTEIITLTTEQGPGLGAAMMAAVGLGWFNNLNECAGTFVHYKSAALPKSENVRKYNEVYESYRKIYEATKDL, from the coding sequence ATGGGATATGTATTGGGTATAGACCTGGGAACAAGTTCATTAAAAGGACTTTTGATGAATAAAAGCGGTAAAGTAGTGGCCTTTGCAGGCGCAGACTACTCTCTGCTTCATCCTAAGAAGGGCTACAGTGAGCAAAATGGTGAAGAGTGGATAAAGGCCTGTGAGACGGTATTTAGCAAACTTATTGAAAAGGTTTCTGACTTTCAGAAAGAGCTTGAAGGAATAGCTATATCAGGACAGATGCATGGCCTTGTTACCTTGGATGAGAAGTATAATACAGTGAGGCCTGCCATACTATGGAACGATACCCGTACTACAGCTCAGTGCGCAGAGATAATGGAAGATTTCGGAGAAAGACTTATAGAAATCACCAAAAACAAAGCACTTGAGGGATTTACCCTGCCGAAGATACTGTGGATGAAGGAAGAAGAACCGGGGCTTTGGGAAAAGACAGCCCATATTATGCTGCCAAAGGACTATCTTATCTTCAGGCTTACAGGAGAACTTGCAACCGACTATTCTGATGCAGCAGGAACTCTGCTCTTGGATGTGGCAGCAAAGAAATGGTCTGATGAAATCCTTGAGAAATACGGCATTGATGCAAAAATTCTTCCAAAGCTTTACAATTCGATTGACTGTGTTGGAAAAGTTAGTCCTGAATATAGAGAGAAATTCGGCTTTGAAAAAGAAATAAAGGTGATGGGAGGCGGTGCAGACAACGCCTGTGCCGCAGTAGGCTCAGGTATAACTGTAAGTGGACTCGGTATGGTAAGTATAGGTACCTCCGGTGTATTCCTGTCATACGAAGAAGAGGCTCACAGCCACTATAAGGGACAGCTTCACCTTTTTAACCACGGTATCCCGGATGCTTATTACTCGATGGGAGTGACACTGGCAGCAGGACATAGCCTTAACTGGTTCAAAGAGACCTTTGCTCCTAATGAAAGCTTTGAAGAGCTGCTTTCTGATATCCACAGTATACCGGCAGGCTCTGATGGCTTGCTTTTTGCCCCTTATATAGTAGGGGAGCGTACTCCTTATGCTGACAGCAAGGTAAGGGGAAGCTTTACAAGGATAGATACAACACATACCAGGAGCCATTTTGCAAGAGCGGTTCTTGAGGGAATAACCTTTTCTTTGAGGGACTCGAAAGAGCTTATGGCGGGGCTTACAGGAAGAAAATTTGACAAGATTCTATCTGTGGGAGGAGGCAGCAAGAATAAAGAGTGGCTGCAGATTCAGGCAGATATCTTTGATACTGAAATTATAACCCTTACCACAGAGCAGGGGCCGGGACTTGGGGCTGCCATGATGGCAGCAGTGGGCCTTGGCTGGTTTAACAATCTAAATGAATGTGCCGGGACCTTCGTGCATTACAAATCAGCCGCTCTTCCAAAGAGTGAGAATGTACGTAAGTATAATGAAGTATATGAAAGCTACAGGAAAATATATGAAGCAACAAAGGATTTGTAG
- the xylA gene encoding xylose isomerase, producing MSELFNNIPKIAYEGPKSKNPLSFRYYDADRIILGKPMKEHLPFAMAWWHNLCAIGADMFGRGTADKDFGTENGTMAHAKAKVDAGFEFMEKLGIRYFCFHDVDLVPEAGDIKETNSRLDEISDYILEKMKGTDIKCLWGTANMFSNPRFVNGAGSTNSADVYCFAAAQIKKALDITVKLGGRGYVFWGGREGYETLLNTDVKFEQENIANLMKMAVEYGRSIGFKGDFYIEPKPKEPMKHQYDFDAATAIGFLRSYGLDKDFKLNIEANHATLAGHSFQHELRISAINGMLGSVDANQGDTLLGWDTDEFPFDVYDTTMCMYEVLKNGGLTGGFNFDAKNRRPSYTYEDMFYGFILGMDSFALGLIKAAKLIEEGTLENFIKERYESFESEIGKKIRSHTTSLKELSDYAEKMGAPKMPGSGRQEYLQSALNQTLFGEA from the coding sequence ATGTCTGAATTATTTAACAATATACCTAAAATTGCCTACGAGGGGCCAAAATCAAAGAATCCTCTTTCTTTCCGCTACTACGACGCGGATAGAATAATACTCGGAAAACCTATGAAGGAGCACCTTCCTTTTGCTATGGCTTGGTGGCACAATCTTTGTGCTATTGGCGCTGATATGTTTGGAAGGGGTACTGCAGACAAGGACTTTGGTACTGAAAATGGAACTATGGCACATGCAAAGGCTAAGGTAGATGCCGGATTTGAGTTTATGGAGAAGCTTGGCATCAGATATTTCTGTTTCCATGATGTTGACCTTGTCCCTGAAGCAGGAGACATAAAGGAAACAAATTCCCGCCTTGATGAGATTTCGGACTACATACTGGAGAAAATGAAGGGAACTGATATCAAATGCCTGTGGGGAACAGCCAATATGTTTAGTAACCCAAGATTTGTAAATGGTGCAGGCTCTACAAACAGCGCTGATGTATACTGCTTCGCTGCAGCACAGATAAAGAAGGCTCTTGATATTACAGTTAAGCTTGGAGGACGCGGCTATGTATTCTGGGGCGGTAGAGAAGGATATGAAACCTTACTTAATACAGATGTTAAGTTTGAACAGGAAAATATAGCTAACCTTATGAAGATGGCTGTAGAGTACGGACGCAGCATAGGCTTTAAGGGAGACTTTTACATAGAGCCTAAGCCAAAGGAACCAATGAAGCACCAGTACGACTTTGATGCTGCTACTGCGATAGGCTTCCTTAGAAGCTATGGCCTTGATAAAGACTTTAAGTTAAATATAGAAGCAAATCATGCCACTCTTGCAGGACACAGCTTCCAGCATGAGCTTCGTATATCTGCTATAAACGGTATGCTTGGAAGTGTTGATGCAAATCAGGGCGATACATTGCTTGGCTGGGATACCGACGAATTCCCGTTTGATGTGTATGATACAACAATGTGTATGTATGAGGTACTTAAAAACGGTGGACTTACAGGTGGATTTAACTTTGATGCAAAGAACCGCCGCCCAAGCTATACCTATGAAGATATGTTCTACGGCTTCATACTCGGTATGGACAGCTTTGCCTTAGGCCTTATAAAGGCAGCTAAGCTCATTGAAGAGGGTACTCTTGAGAACTTTATAAAAGAGCGCTATGAAAGCTTTGAAAGTGAAATAGGTAAGAAAATCCGCTCTCATACTACAAGCCTTAAAGAGCTTTCAGACTATGCTGAGAAAATGGGAGCTCCTAAGATGCCTGGAAGCGGAAGACAGGAATACCTCCAGTCTGCACTCAATCAGACATTATTTGGTGAGGCTTAG
- a CDS encoding ABC transporter ATP-binding protein, giving the protein MASLSLRNVTKKYPNGFEAVKEFNLEIADKEFIIFVGPSGCGKSTTLRMIAGLEEISGGDLYIGDKRVNDVEPKDRDIAMVFQNYALYPHMSVFDNMAFGLKLRKTPKEEINRLVNDAARILDLEKLLDRKPAALSGGQRQRVAMGRAIVRNPKVFLMDEPLSNLDAKLRVQMRIEISKLHQRLETTIIYVTHDQTEAMTLGTRIVVMKDGYIQQVDTPQNLYEKPVNKFVAGFIGSPEMNFIDALVKKEGDAVTLEFAGFKIKLPNEKARVLIEKGYDGKTVEFGIRPEDIHDEEVFINSSPDTTFDATIKVYELLGAEVFLYFPVGDVEFTARVNPRTTARVGDAVKFALDLSKMHIFDKESGLAIAF; this is encoded by the coding sequence ATGGCAAGTTTATCATTAAGAAACGTAACAAAGAAGTATCCAAACGGTTTTGAGGCTGTTAAAGAATTCAATCTTGAAATCGCAGACAAAGAGTTCATCATTTTCGTTGGACCATCAGGTTGTGGTAAGTCTACAACACTCCGTATGATTGCAGGTCTTGAAGAGATTTCAGGCGGAGATCTTTATATCGGAGATAAGAGAGTAAATGATGTTGAGCCTAAGGACAGGGATATCGCGATGGTATTCCAGAACTACGCTCTTTACCCACATATGTCAGTATTTGACAATATGGCATTCGGACTTAAGCTTAGAAAGACTCCAAAGGAAGAGATTAACAGACTCGTTAATGATGCTGCCAGAATCCTTGACCTTGAGAAGCTTCTTGACCGTAAGCCTGCAGCTCTTTCAGGTGGTCAGAGACAGCGTGTTGCTATGGGACGTGCTATCGTTCGTAATCCTAAGGTATTCCTTATGGATGAGCCTCTTTCAAACCTTGATGCTAAGCTTCGTGTACAGATGCGTATCGAGATTAGTAAGCTTCATCAGAGACTTGAAACAACTATCATCTACGTAACACACGATCAGACAGAGGCTATGACACTCGGTACAAGAATCGTAGTTATGAAGGATGGTTATATACAGCAGGTAGATACACCTCAGAACCTGTACGAGAAGCCTGTTAATAAGTTCGTTGCAGGATTCATCGGTTCTCCTGAGATGAACTTTATCGATGCTCTTGTTAAGAAAGAGGGCGATGCAGTTACTCTTGAATTCGCTGGATTTAAGATTAAGCTTCCTAACGAGAAAGCCAGAGTTCTTATTGAAAAGGGTTATGATGGAAAGACAGTTGAGTTTGGTATTCGTCCTGAGGATATCCATGATGAAGAAGTATTCATCAACAGCTCACCTGATACCACTTTTGATGCTACTATCAAAGTATATGAGCTTCTTGGTGCAGAAGTATTCCTTTACTTCCCTGTTGGTGACGTAGAGTTTACTGCAAGAGTTAATCCTCGTACTACTGCAAGAGTGGGAGATGCTGTTAAGTTTGCTCTTGACCTTTCTAAGATGCATATCTTTGACAAGGAATCAGGTCTTGCAATCGCATTCTAA
- a CDS encoding PucR family transcriptional regulator yields the protein MISNQILQSTIEGLKGITRVDLCVMDTEGKNLASTFEGAEQYEEAVLNLVESPADSQVLSGNQFFKVFDEQQLEYIIIARGDNDDVYMVGKIAGFQIQNLIVAYKERYDKDNFIKNLLLDNLLLVDIYNRSKKLHIDIEARRIVFLIETKIEKDSNALETVRSLFTGTTKDFITAVDEKDIIVVKELEPEEDYADMDKVAKTMLDMLNAEAMSSVNISYGTIVPEIKDVSRSYKEAKMALDVGKIFYADLNIVGYNTLGIGRLIYQLPMPLCKMFIREIFEGKSPDEFDDETLSTINKFFENSLNVSETSRQLYIHRNTLVYRLDKLQKMTNLDIRVFDDAITFKIALMVVKYMKYMENQEF from the coding sequence ATGATATCAAATCAGATTTTACAGAGCACCATAGAAGGACTTAAGGGAATCACAAGAGTTGATCTCTGCGTGATGGATACCGAGGGAAAGAATCTTGCTTCTACTTTTGAAGGTGCAGAACAGTATGAGGAAGCAGTTCTTAATTTGGTGGAGTCACCTGCTGATAGCCAGGTGCTTTCCGGCAATCAGTTCTTCAAGGTTTTTGATGAACAGCAGCTTGAATACATTATCATTGCAAGAGGTGACAATGATGATGTGTATATGGTGGGGAAGATTGCAGGATTCCAGATTCAGAATCTTATTGTCGCCTATAAAGAAAGGTATGATAAAGATAACTTTATCAAGAATCTTTTACTTGACAACCTTCTTTTGGTTGACATCTATAACAGGTCAAAGAAGCTTCACATAGATATTGAAGCAAGGCGTATTGTATTCCTTATTGAGACTAAGATAGAGAAGGATTCAAATGCACTTGAGACAGTGAGAAGCCTCTTTACGGGAACAACAAAGGATTTTATTACAGCTGTTGATGAAAAAGATATAATTGTGGTTAAGGAGCTTGAACCGGAAGAAGATTATGCCGACATGGATAAGGTAGCAAAGACTATGCTCGATATGCTAAATGCAGAGGCAATGTCTTCGGTAAACATTTCTTATGGTACTATAGTTCCTGAGATTAAAGATGTATCACGTTCTTATAAAGAAGCCAAGATGGCACTTGATGTTGGCAAGATTTTCTATGCTGACCTCAATATAGTAGGTTACAATACACTTGGAATAGGAAGACTTATATATCAGTTACCTATGCCTCTTTGCAAGATGTTTATTAGAGAAATATTTGAAGGTAAGTCTCCTGATGAGTTTGATGATGAGACACTTTCAACCATCAATAAATTCTTTGAAAACAGCTTGAATGTTTCTGAGACATCCAGACAGCTTTATATTCATCGTAATACCTTGGTATACCGCTTGGATAAGCTTCAGAAAATGACTAATCTTGATATAAGAGTGTTTGATGATGCTATTACATTTAAGATTGCGCTTATGGTAGTTAAGTACATGAAATATATGGAGAATCAAGAATTCTAA
- the ftsE gene encoding cell division ATP-binding protein FtsE has product MLVNVTKDYSSKNNGETNSLKEVNITIKKGEFVFVIGDSGAGKSTLLKLLMREISPTKGKVYVNGKNLKRLKHNQVAKHRRNVGMVFQDFRLLKDRSVYENVAFAMQIVEKEPKVIKETVPKMLDIVGLADKEKAFPRELSGGEQQRVALARALVNEPIMILADEPTGNLDPKNSWEIMNLLEEVNKNGTTVVVVTHNIEIVKLMNKRVIELKNGEVAGDWINGVNDENSNFS; this is encoded by the coding sequence ATGCTTGTGAATGTCACAAAGGATTATTCATCAAAGAACAACGGTGAAACAAATTCACTTAAAGAGGTTAATATCACCATTAAAAAAGGTGAATTTGTTTTTGTAATCGGAGACAGCGGTGCAGGTAAATCAACCCTATTAAAACTCCTTATGAGGGAAATAAGCCCAACAAAGGGGAAGGTGTATGTAAACGGCAAGAATCTAAAGAGGCTAAAGCATAATCAGGTAGCAAAGCACAGGCGGAATGTCGGGATGGTATTTCAGGACTTCAGACTCTTAAAAGACAGATCTGTGTATGAAAATGTTGCCTTTGCCATGCAAATAGTAGAAAAGGAGCCTAAGGTCATAAAAGAGACCGTTCCTAAGATGCTTGATATAGTCGGTCTGGCTGATAAGGAAAAGGCATTTCCAAGGGAACTTTCGGGTGGTGAGCAACAGAGAGTGGCTCTTGCCAGAGCCTTGGTTAATGAACCTATCATGATTCTTGCAGATGAGCCTACCGGTAACCTAGACCCAAAGAATTCCTGGGAGATTATGAATCTGCTTGAAGAGGTTAATAAAAACGGAACTACCGTTGTAGTAGTTACTCACAATATTGAAATTGTGAAACTGATGAATAAAAGAGTAATTGAATTAAAAAATGGCGAAGTAGCCGGTGATTGGATAAACGGTGTAAATGATGAAAATTCGAACTTTAGTTAA